A window of the Polaribacter sp. HaHaR_3_91 genome harbors these coding sequences:
- the proB gene encoding glutamate 5-kinase has protein sequence MYKERIVIKVGTNVMTNRDNRIVRPVLRRLVKQVAELYERGIICILVSSGSVIAGKEILGESSIENNTQRRQVYSAIGQPRMMRHYYNLFNDYGMKCAQVLPTKRDFSPGVHRQNMINCCEGLLAEGVIPIANEDDAVSVTMSMFSDNDELASLIAQLINADKLIILTDIDGLYTGHPEAESSNLITNVNPDDDLDKYIKDSNKKPGEGRGGMGSKLDYAQEAASNNIPTFIANGKRDNTIIDIIDGKSVGTKVAL, from the coding sequence ATGTATAAAGAAAGAATAGTAATTAAAGTAGGTACCAATGTAATGACAAACAGAGATAACAGAATTGTTAGACCTGTTTTAAGACGCTTGGTAAAACAAGTTGCAGAATTATACGAACGTGGTATTATTTGTATTCTAGTTTCTTCTGGATCTGTAATTGCAGGTAAAGAAATTCTAGGAGAATCTAGTATTGAAAATAATACGCAAAGAAGGCAAGTGTATTCTGCTATTGGGCAACCAAGAATGATGCGTCATTATTACAACCTTTTTAATGATTACGGTATGAAATGTGCACAGGTTTTACCTACAAAAAGAGATTTTTCTCCTGGCGTACACAGACAAAACATGATTAATTGTTGCGAAGGTTTGTTAGCAGAAGGCGTAATTCCTATTGCCAATGAAGATGATGCTGTTTCTGTAACAATGTCTATGTTTTCTGACAATGATGAGCTAGCTAGTTTAATTGCACAATTAATAAATGCTGATAAATTAATTATTCTAACAGATATAGACGGATTGTACACAGGACATCCGGAAGCTGAAAGCAGTAATTTAATTACCAATGTAAATCCAGATGACGATTTAGATAAATATATAAAAGATAGTAATAAAAAACCTGGGGAAGGTAGAGGCGGAATGGGTTCTAAGTTAGATTATGCCCAAGAAGCAGCATCTAACAACATCCCTACTTTTATTGCAAACGGAAAAAGAGATAACACCATTATTGATATTATTGACGGAAAGTCCGTCGGTACAAAAGTGGCACTTTAA
- the proC gene encoding pyrroline-5-carboxylate reductase: MKILVIGAGNMGLTYAQGMSKSKLLKKKNIMVLDNSAEKLEELNEISHFDAFKELEDCVPKADIIFIAVKPYHAEKLFKALKPFTKPGQVIVSIMAGVNIDNIKKYSGLNKIVRAMPNLPAQIGKGLTSYVTSEEVSRLEKLTVESLLDTTGKSMEVSSEKLIDASTGISGSGPAYVFYFMQSMMEAALKMGFSKNDSSVLVSQTFTGAIELFNQSNLSPNSWMEKVASKGGTTRAALDSMEDNNVNELIKDAAFAAFNRAVEMGKEH; this comes from the coding sequence ATGAAAATACTAGTAATTGGCGCAGGAAATATGGGGCTAACGTATGCTCAAGGAATGTCTAAATCTAAATTGTTAAAGAAAAAAAACATTATGGTTTTAGATAATTCTGCAGAAAAGTTAGAAGAGTTAAATGAAATATCTCATTTTGATGCCTTTAAAGAACTAGAAGACTGCGTACCAAAAGCAGACATCATCTTTATTGCTGTAAAACCATACCATGCAGAAAAACTTTTTAAAGCATTAAAACCCTTTACAAAACCGGGTCAGGTTATTGTATCTATTATGGCTGGTGTTAATATAGATAACATTAAAAAATATTCTGGATTAAACAAAATAGTAAGAGCAATGCCTAATTTACCAGCTCAAATTGGTAAAGGTTTAACATCTTATGTAACTTCAGAAGAAGTATCTAGATTAGAAAAATTAACCGTAGAAAGCTTATTAGACACCACTGGTAAATCTATGGAAGTAAGCAGCGAAAAACTGATTGACGCTTCTACAGGAATTTCAGGAAGTGGACCTGCTTACGTATTCTACTTCATGCAAAGTATGATGGAGGCTGCCTTAAAAATGGGCTTCTCTAAAAACGATTCTTCTGTTTTAGTAAGTCAGACTTTTACTGGAGCTATCGAATTATTTAATCAATCTAATTTATCGCCAAATTCTTGGATGGAAAAAGTAGCTTCTAAAGGAGGTACAACTCGTGCCGCTTTAGACTCTATGGAAGATAATAATGTAAATGAATTAATTAAAGACGCCGCTTTTGCCGCTTTTAACAGAGCTGTAGAAATGGGTAAAGAACATTAA
- a CDS encoding GNAT family N-acetyltransferase — MMMIKTFDAFTRMSYININKISKFLHKHLEDDCKEDKSAIRKSLLYAAKETSNLGGYAFVIEEKDKIIGAIVVNKTGMSEYQSENLITYLAVHKEYREQKIATKLIKEATKYCNGNLSLNINKNNNAIELFKKNGFVSQKIQMTLHK, encoded by the coding sequence ATGATGATGATTAAAACTTTTGACGCCTTTACGAGGATGTCCTACATAAATATTAATAAAATTTCAAAATTTTTACACAAGCACTTAGAAGACGACTGTAAAGAGGACAAAAGTGCCATTCGTAAATCACTTTTATATGCTGCCAAAGAAACATCTAATCTAGGTGGCTATGCATTTGTTATAGAAGAAAAAGACAAAATAATTGGAGCAATTGTAGTTAATAAAACGGGGATGAGTGAATATCAATCTGAAAACCTAATTACCTACCTGGCAGTTCATAAAGAATATAGAGAACAAAAAATTGCTACAAAACTAATAAAAGAAGCTACCAAATACTGCAACGGAAACCTATCTCTAAACATTAATAAAAATAATAATGCTATCGAGTTATTCAAGAAAAACGGATTTGTATCACAAAAAATTCAAATGACATTACATAAATAA
- a CDS encoding phage holin family protein, translated as MKTFLKILLTALAVIVLANILPGISVAGYVAAIIVAVVISLLNMFVRPLLIFFTLPATIVTFGLFIFVINACIILLADKLVDGFAVSGFFAALLFSVLLSIFRSALFSLLKEDTKTIQN; from the coding sequence ATGAAAACCTTTTTAAAAATTTTATTAACGGCTTTAGCAGTAATTGTTTTAGCTAATATTTTACCAGGTATTTCTGTAGCAGGTTATGTTGCGGCAATTATTGTTGCTGTGGTTATATCGTTACTAAATATGTTTGTAAGACCACTTTTAATCTTTTTTACATTACCTGCAACTATTGTCACTTTTGGCTTATTTATTTTTGTAATTAATGCGTGCATTATATTATTGGCAGATAAGTTAGTAGATGGTTTTGCTGTTTCCGGATTTTTTGCTGCCCTATTATTCAGTGTTTTACTGTCTATTTTTAGATCGGCATTATTTTCATTATTAAAAGAGGATACCAAAACAATTCAAAACTAA
- the tig gene encoding trigger factor — translation MNITKESIDALNAVVKVDIVAEDYQAKVSSLLTDYRKKADVPGFRKGHVPMGMIKKQYGKSIMIDEVNKLLQESLNKFIAEEKLEMLGNPLPRMTEDFNWDAEEFSFEFELGLAPVFEVDLKAKDKVTQYNIIATEELLDEEVKNIQTRYGKVSAIEEATEESNITGTFVNEENEINKKSTFIVKDLNGDENISKLVGAKVGDVVELGTKNLFEDAHRLEHILGVSHDVIHDLDITVSFTVEEVTKTEPADLDKELFDKLFPDGSVTSVTELREKIKEDAEKQFQQQGDQQLLNAITEYLVESTKFDLPADFLKKWLRTAGEKPLTEEEATAEFEKSEKGLRYQLIEGKVMKDNDIKIDYTELVDYAKGFIRTQMAQFGNTNPEEKELDDIAGRILQNQEEAQKLQSQLISNKLLTFYKENMSFKSKELSYEDFIKEVYK, via the coding sequence ATGAATATTACAAAAGAAAGCATTGATGCGTTAAACGCAGTTGTAAAAGTAGATATCGTAGCAGAAGATTATCAAGCAAAAGTATCAAGTTTATTAACAGATTACCGTAAAAAGGCAGATGTTCCTGGTTTTAGAAAAGGACATGTACCAATGGGGATGATTAAAAAGCAGTATGGTAAATCTATTATGATAGATGAGGTTAACAAGCTTTTACAAGAGTCTTTAAATAAATTTATAGCAGAAGAAAAATTAGAAATGTTAGGTAATCCTTTACCTAGAATGACTGAAGATTTTAACTGGGATGCAGAAGAGTTTTCTTTTGAATTTGAATTAGGTTTAGCACCTGTTTTTGAGGTAGATTTAAAAGCTAAAGATAAAGTTACACAATACAATATTATTGCAACAGAAGAATTACTTGACGAAGAAGTTAAGAACATTCAAACTCGTTACGGTAAAGTAAGTGCCATAGAAGAAGCTACTGAAGAATCTAATATTACAGGTACTTTTGTAAATGAAGAAAATGAAATCAACAAAAAATCTACTTTTATCGTAAAAGACTTAAATGGTGATGAGAACATCTCTAAATTAGTTGGAGCTAAAGTTGGTGACGTAGTAGAGTTAGGTACAAAAAATTTATTTGAAGATGCTCATAGATTAGAACACATTTTAGGTGTTTCTCATGATGTAATTCACGATTTAGACATTACTGTTTCTTTTACCGTAGAAGAAGTTACAAAAACAGAGCCAGCAGATTTAGACAAGGAATTGTTCGATAAATTATTTCCTGATGGAAGTGTAACTTCTGTAACTGAATTAAGAGAAAAAATTAAAGAAGACGCAGAAAAGCAATTTCAACAGCAAGGAGATCAACAATTATTAAATGCTATTACAGAGTATTTAGTAGAAAGTACAAAGTTTGATTTACCAGCAGATTTCTTAAAGAAATGGTTAAGAACTGCAGGAGAAAAGCCTTTAACAGAAGAAGAAGCTACTGCAGAATTTGAAAAATCAGAAAAAGGTTTACGTTATCAATTAATCGAAGGAAAGGTTATGAAAGATAATGATATTAAAATAGATTATACAGAATTGGTAGACTATGCAAAAGGATTTATCCGTACGCAAATGGCTCAATTTGGTAATACAAATCCAGAAGAAAAAGAATTGGATGATATTGCTGGTAGAATTTTACAAAACCAAGAAGAAGCTCAGAAATTACAATCTCAGTTAATTAGTAACAAGTTATTAACTTTTTACAAAGAGAACATGAGTTTTAAATCTAAAGAGCTTTCTTACGAAGACTTTATTAAAGAAGTATATAAATAA
- the clpP gene encoding ATP-dependent Clp endopeptidase proteolytic subunit ClpP gives MDYGKEFEKYATKHHGINSNYYGKITSSVTPYIMEERQMNITQMDVFSRLMMDRIIFLGTGINDQVANIIQAQLLFLESVDANKDISIYINSPGGGVYAGLGIYDTMQFIKPDVATICTGMAASMGAVLMCAGAAGKRSALPHSRVMIHQPLGGAQGQASDIEITAREIIKLKGELYDIIANHSGQTVEKVHNDSDRDYWMKADEAKAYGMIDEVLARKK, from the coding sequence ATGGATTACGGAAAAGAGTTCGAGAAATACGCAACAAAACATCACGGAATTAACAGCAACTATTATGGCAAGATTACAAGTAGTGTAACGCCATATATTATGGAAGAGCGTCAAATGAACATTACTCAAATGGATGTTTTTTCTCGTTTAATGATGGATAGAATTATCTTTTTAGGAACAGGAATTAATGACCAGGTAGCAAATATTATTCAAGCTCAGTTATTATTTTTAGAAAGTGTAGATGCTAATAAAGATATTTCAATTTATATCAATTCTCCAGGTGGGGGAGTGTATGCAGGTTTAGGTATTTATGATACTATGCAGTTCATAAAACCAGATGTAGCAACGATTTGTACAGGTATGGCAGCTTCTATGGGAGCCGTTTTAATGTGTGCAGGAGCAGCAGGTAAACGTTCTGCATTACCACATTCTAGAGTTATGATTCACCAACCTTTAGGTGGTGCACAAGGTCAGGCTTCAGATATCGAAATTACTGCAAGAGAAATTATAAAGTTAAAAGGAGAGTTGTATGATATTATTGCAAACCACTCTGGTCAAACTGTAGAAAAGGTACACAATGATTCTGATAGAGATTATTGGATGAAAGCAGATGAAGCAAAAGCGTACGGAATGATTGACGAAGTTTTAGCAAGAAAAAAGTAA